The following are from one region of the Actinoplanes sp. L3-i22 genome:
- a CDS encoding YafY family protein gives MTSPRTSADRLGRLLNLVPYLLARPGILIAEAAADLDVTEKQLREDLELLWVCGLPGYGPGDLIDMAFDGDRVTISHDAGIDKPLRLNPDEALALVVALRMLAETPGIGSRDSIERALVKIESAAGDLADAPVAVKLPANQEKLTKVRAAVDSGNALRLTYYTAARDETTERVVDPMRMLTVGTFAYLEAWCRRAEGTRLFRIDRIDAFTQLDEPSRPPAEAVPHDVSDGVFRPGPELPLITLRVGRGGRWITEYYPVEQVVKEPGEWLVTMRVTDLVWARRFLVGRPDVTVVGPQDLVEQIRDAAHAALDQYAAPQPLAADPATGR, from the coding sequence GTGACCTCGCCGCGCACCTCCGCCGACCGGCTCGGACGGCTGCTGAACCTGGTGCCGTACCTGCTGGCCCGCCCCGGCATCCTGATCGCCGAGGCCGCCGCCGACCTGGACGTCACCGAGAAGCAGCTGCGCGAGGACCTGGAGCTGCTCTGGGTGTGCGGGCTGCCCGGCTACGGGCCGGGCGACCTGATCGACATGGCGTTCGACGGCGACCGGGTGACGATCAGCCACGACGCCGGCATCGACAAGCCGCTGCGGCTCAACCCGGACGAGGCGCTCGCCCTGGTGGTGGCGCTGCGGATGCTCGCCGAGACGCCCGGCATCGGCTCGCGGGACTCGATCGAGCGGGCCCTGGTGAAGATCGAGAGCGCGGCCGGTGACCTGGCCGACGCCCCGGTCGCCGTGAAGCTCCCGGCCAACCAGGAGAAACTCACCAAGGTCCGGGCCGCGGTGGACTCCGGCAACGCGCTGCGGCTGACGTACTACACCGCCGCCCGGGACGAGACCACCGAGCGGGTCGTCGACCCGATGCGGATGCTGACCGTCGGCACGTTCGCCTACCTGGAGGCGTGGTGCCGCCGCGCCGAGGGGACCCGGCTGTTCCGGATCGACCGGATCGACGCGTTCACCCAGCTCGACGAGCCGTCCCGGCCGCCGGCCGAGGCGGTCCCGCACGACGTCAGCGACGGCGTCTTCCGGCCCGGCCCGGAGCTGCCCCTGATCACCCTGCGGGTGGGCCGTGGCGGCCGCTGGATCACCGAGTACTACCCGGTCGAGCAGGTGGTCAAGGAGCCGGGGGAGTGGCTGGTCACGATGCGGGTCACCGACCTGGTGTGGGCGCGGCGCTTCCTGGTCGGCCGCCCGGACGTGACCGTCGTCGGCCCGCAGGACCTGGTCGAGCAGATCCGCGACGCGGCCCACGCGGCCCTCGACCAGTACGCCGCGCCGCAGCCGCTCGCTGCGGACCCGGCGACCGGCCGATAG
- a CDS encoding diacylglycerol kinase family protein — MTSDFIAVLANPLAGRGRHRGLLPGVLQALGAAGHPVRLLAADTGVAAEQACHRAVADGAVALVAVGGDGTVHRALQAAAGRPVGFGVVAAGTGNDFASAVGVPPDPLEAAAGITAALAADRDHRFDAVLAADAAGRERWFCAVLAAGFDALVNERANRMVRPRGPRRYDLAIALELARLRERVYTLEIDGETRTVAAEIVAVGNAASYGGGMRILPDADPADGLLDVIWAGGLGRGGLARLKPRLRLGTHVTDPRVHVLRARRVRVHAEGIIGYADGERLGPLPLDLKVVPGAIRLLL, encoded by the coding sequence GTGACGAGCGACTTCATCGCGGTGCTGGCCAACCCCCTCGCGGGGCGCGGCCGGCACCGCGGTTTGCTTCCCGGGGTGTTGCAGGCGCTCGGCGCGGCCGGGCATCCGGTGCGGCTGCTGGCGGCCGACACCGGCGTGGCCGCCGAGCAGGCCTGTCACCGGGCCGTCGCGGACGGGGCGGTGGCGCTGGTCGCGGTCGGCGGGGACGGGACCGTGCACCGGGCGCTCCAGGCCGCGGCGGGGCGGCCGGTCGGGTTCGGGGTGGTCGCGGCGGGCACCGGGAACGACTTCGCGAGCGCGGTGGGCGTACCCCCGGATCCGCTCGAAGCCGCAGCCGGGATCACCGCGGCCCTGGCCGCGGACCGGGACCACCGGTTCGACGCCGTGCTGGCGGCGGACGCCGCCGGGCGGGAGCGCTGGTTCTGTGCCGTGCTCGCCGCCGGGTTCGACGCCCTGGTCAACGAGCGCGCCAACCGGATGGTCCGGCCCCGCGGCCCGCGCCGGTACGATCTCGCGATCGCGCTGGAGCTGGCCCGGCTCCGGGAGCGGGTCTACACGCTGGAGATCGACGGCGAGACGCGGACCGTCGCGGCCGAGATCGTCGCCGTCGGGAACGCGGCCAGCTACGGCGGCGGGATGCGGATCCTGCCCGACGCCGACCCGGCCGACGGGCTGCTCGACGTGATCTGGGCCGGTGGGCTCGGGCGTGGCGGGCTGGCCCGGCTCAAACCGCGCCTGCGCCTGGGCACGCACGTCACCGATCCGCGGGTCCACGTGCTGCGCGCCCGGCGGGTGCGGGTCCATGCCGAGGGGATCATCGGCTACGCGGACGGGGAGCGGCTCGGCCCGCTGCCGCTCGACTTGAAAGTTGTGCCGGGTGCGATCCGGTTGCTCCTCTGA
- the tatA gene encoding Sec-independent protein translocase subunit TatA: MGALKPWHIILLVVVLVLLFGAKRLPDAARSLGRSLRIIKAETKGLVDDNNNENLAEKADAQYSRQPLQGDVPQPGYQQPGYQQQPPQGYQQQPQPGYQQPQQPPAQPYVDPVQRTNDR, encoded by the coding sequence ATGGGCGCCCTCAAGCCATGGCACATCATCTTGCTCGTCGTTGTCCTCGTGCTGCTCTTCGGCGCGAAGCGGCTGCCGGACGCGGCGCGTTCCCTCGGGCGCTCGTTGCGGATCATCAAGGCCGAGACCAAGGGTCTCGTCGACGACAACAACAACGAAAACCTGGCGGAGAAGGCCGACGCGCAGTACTCGCGCCAGCCGCTGCAGGGTGACGTGCCGCAGCCCGGTTACCAGCAGCCCGGTTACCAGCAGCAGCCGCCGCAGGGTTACCAGCAGCAGCCGCAGCCGGGCTACCAGCAGCCGCAGCAGCCCCCGGCCCAGCCGTACGTGGACCCGGTGCAGCGCACCAACGACCGCTGA
- a CDS encoding YafY family protein, protein MSRTRTERLVNLVICLLSTRRFLTAAQIAATVPGYEHDPEDPRDHEAFQRKFERDKAELRELGVPLETGTASIFDQEPGYRIAQREYALPDILLEPDEAAAVGIAARLWQHAGLAAAASSGLAKLRAAGVEVDPQATLGVEPVVTVDPAFGPLTSAARDRRAVSFKYRVPEVDEPSARRLEPWGVVCWRGRWYVVGHDKDRIAARCFRLSRIVGDVRAVGRPEAFTPPADVDLIKHVAHSSGPIARNGRATVTVRHGRAAGLRRLAGEVIIGEETDKLIISYGDPDWLAARIAGYGPDARADGPPELRDAVIQHLKELTARYDAAAPAVAS, encoded by the coding sequence GTGTCGCGCACTCGTACCGAGCGCCTGGTGAACCTGGTGATCTGCCTGCTGTCCACGCGACGGTTCCTGACCGCCGCGCAGATCGCCGCGACCGTGCCCGGTTACGAGCACGACCCCGAGGATCCCCGGGACCACGAAGCCTTCCAGCGCAAGTTCGAGCGGGACAAGGCCGAGCTCCGTGAGCTGGGCGTTCCGCTGGAGACCGGGACCGCCAGCATCTTCGACCAGGAACCGGGCTACCGCATCGCCCAGCGGGAGTACGCGCTGCCCGACATCCTGCTCGAGCCGGACGAGGCGGCCGCGGTCGGCATCGCCGCCCGGCTCTGGCAGCACGCCGGCCTGGCCGCCGCCGCGTCGTCCGGGCTGGCCAAGCTGCGCGCCGCCGGCGTCGAGGTGGATCCGCAGGCCACCCTCGGGGTGGAGCCGGTGGTCACGGTCGACCCGGCGTTCGGCCCGCTGACCTCGGCCGCCCGCGACCGCCGCGCGGTCAGCTTCAAGTACCGGGTGCCCGAGGTCGACGAGCCCAGCGCCCGCCGCCTGGAGCCGTGGGGCGTGGTCTGCTGGCGCGGCCGGTGGTACGTGGTCGGCCACGACAAGGACCGCATCGCCGCGCGCTGCTTCCGGCTCTCCCGGATCGTCGGCGACGTCCGCGCGGTCGGCCGCCCGGAGGCGTTCACCCCGCCCGCCGACGTCGACCTGATCAAGCACGTGGCGCACAGCTCCGGGCCGATCGCCCGCAACGGCCGCGCGACGGTCACCGTCCGGCACGGGCGCGCCGCCGGTCTGCGCCGCCTGGCCGGCGAGGTGATCATCGGCGAGGAAACCGACAAACTGATTATTTCGTACGGCGATCCGGACTGGCTCGCCGCGCGGATCGCCGGGTACGGCCCGGACGCCCGCGCGGACGGTCCCCCGGAGCTCCGGGACGCGGTCATCCAGCACCTCAAGGAGCTCACCGCCCGGTACGACGCGGCCGCCCCGGCGGTGGCGTCGTGA
- the tatC gene encoding twin-arginine translocase subunit TatC has product MAALSLRRNKGPSKFEQASDGSMTLIEHVRELRNRLFIASIGVVVGLIVGFIVSDWVFDLLSGPYCNLETSWVLNVHGVRECKYLTLAATDGLIIKLKIALWVGLILGAPVWLYQLWAFIAPGLHRHERKWAYVFVGIAAPLFAGGAILAYFVVQHSLQFIMDAGVLQGSQQLEVTAYIGFVTTMILLFGVAFEFPLILLMLNFTGVVTAKRLLSWWRAVVFLCFAFAAVATPDPGPFGMALLASCMAFLYFVAVGVAYLNDKRKGVGKEIYAGLDDDEISTLEEERVPVGASDPISAPVPVDGPTPVDGPRPIERRFDDMT; this is encoded by the coding sequence ATGGCAGCCCTGAGCCTGCGCCGTAACAAGGGGCCCAGCAAGTTCGAGCAGGCCTCGGACGGCTCGATGACGCTCATCGAGCACGTCCGGGAGCTGCGGAACCGGCTCTTCATCGCGTCGATCGGTGTCGTGGTCGGCCTGATCGTCGGGTTCATCGTCTCCGACTGGGTGTTCGACCTGCTCAGCGGGCCGTACTGCAACCTCGAGACGTCCTGGGTGCTGAACGTCCACGGCGTTCGGGAATGCAAGTACCTGACGCTCGCCGCGACCGACGGCCTGATCATCAAGCTGAAGATCGCGCTGTGGGTGGGCCTGATCCTGGGCGCGCCGGTCTGGCTGTACCAGCTCTGGGCCTTCATCGCGCCCGGTCTGCACCGCCACGAGCGCAAGTGGGCGTACGTGTTCGTCGGCATCGCGGCCCCGCTGTTCGCCGGCGGCGCGATCCTGGCCTACTTCGTGGTCCAGCACAGCCTGCAGTTCATCATGGACGCGGGCGTCCTGCAGGGCTCCCAGCAGCTCGAGGTCACCGCGTACATCGGGTTCGTCACCACGATGATCCTGCTGTTCGGGGTGGCGTTCGAGTTCCCGCTGATCCTGCTGATGCTGAACTTCACCGGCGTGGTCACGGCCAAGCGCCTGCTCAGCTGGTGGCGTGCCGTGGTGTTCCTGTGCTTCGCGTTCGCCGCGGTCGCCACTCCGGACCCGGGTCCGTTCGGCATGGCCCTGCTGGCCTCCTGCATGGCGTTCCTGTACTTCGTGGCGGTCGGCGTCGCGTACCTGAACGACAAGCGCAAGGGCGTCGGCAAGGAGATCTACGCGGGTCTCGACGACGACGAGATCTCCACGCTCGAGGAGGAGCGGGTCCCGGTCGGCGCTTCCGACCCGATCTCCGCCCCTGTTCCGGTCGACGGCCCCACCCCGGTCGACGGTCCCCGACCCATCGAGCGCCGATTCGACGACATGACCTGA